A part of Streptomyces sp. NBC_01210 genomic DNA contains:
- a CDS encoding PAC2 family protein, producing the protein MLDPQDLYEWEPKGLAVVDMALAQDSGGLVMLYHFDGYIDAGETGEQIVDNLLDTLPHQVVARFDHDRLVDYRARRPLLTFRRDRWSGYETPTLDVRLVQDATGAPFLLLSGPEPDVEWERFAAAVAQIVERLGVRLSVNFHGIPMGVPHTRPVGLTPHGNRTDLMPGHRSPFDEAQVPGSAESLIEYRLMESGHDVLGVAAHVPHYVARSSYPDAALTALEAITAATGLVLPGVAHSLRTEAHRTQTEIERQIGEGDEELVALVQGLEHQYDAVAGAETRGSLVAEPVDLPSADEIGLEFERFLAEREGDA; encoded by the coding sequence GTGCTTGATCCGCAGGATTTGTACGAATGGGAGCCGAAGGGCCTCGCGGTCGTCGACATGGCGCTCGCACAGGACTCGGGCGGCCTGGTCATGCTGTACCACTTCGACGGATACATCGACGCGGGAGAGACCGGCGAGCAGATCGTCGACAACCTCCTCGACACCCTTCCCCACCAGGTCGTGGCCCGCTTCGACCACGACAGGCTCGTGGACTACCGGGCCCGCCGCCCGCTGCTGACCTTCCGGCGCGACCGCTGGAGCGGTTACGAGACCCCGACACTCGACGTCCGGCTCGTCCAGGACGCCACAGGCGCGCCGTTCCTGCTGCTGTCGGGACCCGAGCCGGATGTGGAGTGGGAGCGCTTCGCGGCCGCCGTCGCGCAGATCGTCGAGCGGCTCGGAGTGCGCCTCTCGGTCAACTTTCACGGCATCCCGATGGGCGTCCCGCACACCCGCCCCGTCGGGCTCACCCCGCACGGCAACCGCACGGACCTCATGCCGGGCCACCGCAGCCCCTTCGACGAGGCGCAGGTGCCGGGCAGCGCGGAGTCGCTGATCGAGTACCGCCTGATGGAGTCCGGACACGACGTTCTGGGCGTTGCCGCGCATGTGCCGCACTATGTCGCCCGCTCTTCGTACCCGGACGCCGCGCTGACCGCCCTGGAGGCGATCACGGCCGCGACGGGCCTGGTCCTGCCGGGCGTAGCCCATTCGCTGCGCACCGAGGCGCATCGCACCCAGACCGAGATAGAGCGGCAGATCGGCGAGGGCGACGAGGAGTTGGTGGCGCTGGTGCAGGGACTTGAGCACCAGTACGACGCCGTGGCGGGTGCCGAGACCAGGGGCAGTCTGGTCGCCGAGCCGGTGGACCTGCCGTCCGCCGACGAGATCGGCCTCGAATTCGAACGCTTCCTCGCGGAGCGGGAGGGTGACGCGTAG
- the rpsA gene encoding 30S ribosomal protein S1 — translation MTSSTETTATTPQVAVNDIGNEEAFLAAIDETIKYFNDGDIVDGVIVKVDRDEVLLDIGYKTEGVIPSRELSIKHDVDPNEVVKVGDEIEALVLQKEDKEGRLILSKKRAQYERAWGTIEKIKEEDGIVTGTVIEVVKGGLILDIGLRGFLPASLVEMRRVRDLQPYVGKELEAKIIELDKNRNNVVLSRRAWLEQTQSEVRQTFLTTLQKGQVRSGVVSSIVNFGAFVDLGGVDGLVHVSELSWKHIDHPSEVVEVGQEVTVEVLDVDMDRERVSLSLKATQEDPWQQFARTHQIGQVVPGKVTKLVPFGAFVRVDEGIEGLVHISELAERHVEIPEQVVQVNDEIFVKVIDIDLERRRISLSLKQANESFGADPASVEFDPTLYGMAASYDDQGNYIYPEGFDPETNDWLAGFETQREAWETQYAEAQQRFEQHQAQVIKSREADEAAAAEGAAAPAGGAPAGVSGGSYSSESDDNSGALASDEALAALREKLAGGQS, via the coding sequence ATGACGAGCAGCACCGAGACCACCGCCACCACTCCGCAGGTAGCGGTCAACGACATCGGTAACGAGGAAGCCTTCCTCGCCGCGATCGACGAGACGATCAAGTACTTCAACGACGGCGACATCGTCGACGGCGTCATCGTGAAGGTCGACCGGGACGAGGTCCTGCTCGACATCGGTTACAAGACCGAAGGTGTCATCCCGAGCCGCGAGCTCTCGATCAAGCACGACGTCGACCCGAACGAGGTCGTCAAGGTCGGCGACGAGATCGAGGCCCTGGTTCTCCAGAAGGAGGACAAGGAAGGCCGCCTGATCCTCTCGAAGAAGCGCGCTCAGTACGAGCGTGCCTGGGGCACCATCGAGAAGATCAAGGAAGAGGACGGCATCGTCACCGGTACCGTCATCGAGGTCGTCAAGGGTGGTCTCATCCTCGACATCGGCCTCCGTGGCTTCCTGCCGGCTTCTCTCGTCGAGATGCGCCGCGTCCGCGACCTCCAGCCCTACGTGGGCAAGGAGCTCGAGGCGAAGATCATCGAGCTGGACAAGAACCGCAACAACGTGGTCCTGTCCCGCCGCGCCTGGCTCGAGCAGACCCAGTCCGAGGTTCGCCAGACGTTCCTCACCACCCTGCAGAAGGGTCAGGTCCGCTCCGGCGTCGTCTCCTCGATCGTCAACTTCGGTGCCTTCGTGGACCTGGGTGGCGTCGACGGTCTCGTCCACGTCTCCGAGCTCTCCTGGAAGCACATCGACCACCCCTCCGAGGTTGTCGAGGTCGGCCAGGAAGTCACCGTCGAGGTTCTCGACGTCGACATGGACCGCGAGCGCGTCTCCCTGTCGCTCAAGGCGACGCAGGAAGACCCGTGGCAGCAGTTCGCCCGGACCCACCAGATCGGTCAGGTCGTCCCGGGTAAGGTCACCAAGCTCGTTCCGTTCGGTGCGTTCGTCCGCGTCGACGAGGGCATCGAGGGCCTGGTCCACATCTCCGAGCTGGCCGAGCGCCACGTGGAGATCCCGGAGCAGGTCGTCCAGGTCAACGACGAGATCTTCGTCAAGGTCATCGACATCGACCTCGAGCGTCGTCGCATCAGCCTCTCGCTGAAGCAGGCCAACGAGTCCTTCGGTGCCGACCCGGCCTCGGTCGAGTTCGACCCGACGCTGTACGGCATGGCCGCGTCGTACGACGACCAGGGGAACTACATCTACCCCGAGGGCTTCGACCCGGAGACCAACGACTGGCTGGCGGGCTTCGAGACCCAGCGCGAGGCGTGGGAGACCCAGTACGCCGAGGCGCAGCAGCGCTTCGAGCAGCACCAGGCCCAGGTCATCAAGTCCCGCGAGGCCGACGAGGCCGCTGCCGCCGAGGGTGCTGCTGCCCCGGCCGGCGGTGCCCCGGCGGGTGTCTCGGGCGGTTCGTACTCCTCGGAGTCGGACGACAACTCCGGCGCCCTGGCGTCGGACGAGGCCCTGGCTGCCCTGCGCGAGAAGCTGGCCGGCGGCCAGAGCTGA
- a CDS encoding class I SAM-dependent methyltransferase translates to MFQDFEPEATRRNAGDSESSHASRGWWDRNADEYQTEHGAFLGDEGFVWGPEGLDEAEAGLLGPAGSLKGLSVLEIGAGAAQCSRWLAAQGARPVALDLSHRQLQHALRIGDSAGHVPLVEADAGALPFRNGSFDLACSAYGAVPFVAEPVKVFQEVRRVLRPGGRWVFSVTHPIRWAFPDEPGPEGLSVAASYFDRTPYVEQDERGRAVYVEHHRTLGDRVRDVVAGGFRLVDLVEPEWPAWNSQEWGGWSPLRGHLIPGTAIFVCERD, encoded by the coding sequence ATGTTCCAAGATTTTGAGCCGGAAGCCACCCGCCGTAACGCCGGGGACTCGGAGAGCAGCCACGCCAGCCGCGGCTGGTGGGACCGGAACGCCGACGAGTACCAGACCGAACACGGCGCGTTCCTGGGGGACGAGGGTTTCGTGTGGGGGCCGGAGGGTCTCGACGAGGCGGAGGCCGGTCTGCTGGGGCCCGCCGGGTCGCTGAAGGGACTCTCTGTTCTCGAGATCGGCGCGGGCGCGGCGCAGTGCTCACGCTGGCTGGCCGCACAGGGCGCGCGCCCGGTGGCCCTGGACCTCTCCCACCGGCAGCTCCAGCACGCGCTTCGGATCGGCGACAGTGCCGGCCACGTACCGCTGGTGGAAGCGGACGCGGGGGCGCTGCCGTTCCGGAACGGCTCCTTCGACCTGGCGTGCTCGGCCTACGGCGCGGTTCCGTTCGTGGCCGAGCCGGTGAAGGTCTTCCAGGAGGTACGGCGTGTACTGCGGCCGGGCGGGCGGTGGGTCTTCTCGGTGACGCACCCGATCCGCTGGGCCTTCCCCGACGAGCCGGGGCCCGAGGGGCTCTCCGTGGCCGCTTCGTACTTCGACCGCACTCCGTACGTCGAACAGGACGAACGGGGGCGCGCGGTATACGTCGAGCACCACAGGACGCTCGGCGACCGGGTCCGGGACGTGGTGGCGGGAGGCTTCCGGCTGGTGGACCTGGTCGAGCCGGAGTGGCCGGCCTGGAACAGCCAGGAGTGGGGTGGCTGGTCCCCGCTGCGCGGACATCTGATCCCGGGGACTGCGATCTTCGTCTGCGAGCGCGACTGA
- the hrpB gene encoding ATP-dependent helicase HrpB, translating to MIREDVLAGLPVQSAVPALRHALDTHGCAVLCAPPGTGKTTLVPLVLSGLVGGGPVRRVVVAEPRRIAARAAARRMAWLLGEQVGGKVGFTVRGERVVGRGTVVEVVTTGVLLQRLQRDQELAGVDAVILDECHERHLDADTVAAFLLDVRAALRPELRLVAASATTDAQGWARLLGDAPVVEAAGVAHPVEVVWAPPARPVRPPHGMRVDPALLTHVASVVRRALAERAGDVLCFLPGVGEISRVASQLVDVGAEVLQVHGRAPAAVQDAVLAGSSGVRRVVLATSVAESSLTVPGVRVVVDAGLAREPRTDHARGLSALTTVRTSQAAARQRAGRAGREAPGTVYRCWAEAEDARLTRFPSPEIKVADLAAFALQAACWGDPTTSGLALLDPPPAGALAAARSVLAVIGAVDTAGRATERGVRMARLGLHPRLARALLDGAQEVGTRRAAEVVALLSEEPPREYGDDLAAAWRTARRGGDAYTGRWRAEAGRLESSLSVRHPASSRNRGSAPHPEPQSPAGPGSDDAVAGLVAALAFPERVARARGEGAFLMASGTGGELVAGSRLRSAPWLAVAVADRPAHAASARVRLAAVIDEDTARTAASHLLVAAEEVHWEHGDVVAREVERLGAVELSARALKDPNPALVREALLEGLRREGLGLLRWTREAEGLRERLAFLHRQLDAPWPDVSDAALLDRTDEWLEPELSRARRRADLGRIQAGQALQRLLPWASGDAARLDELAPERIEVPSGSRIRVEYGGAQPVLAVKLQELFGLRETPTVSGVPVLVHLLSPAGRPAAVTADLASFWKDGYRSVRAELRGRYPKHPWPEDPSTAEPTRHTKARLSREA from the coding sequence GTGATCCGCGAAGACGTCCTCGCCGGCCTGCCCGTACAGAGCGCCGTGCCCGCGCTCAGGCATGCGCTCGACACGCACGGCTGCGCGGTGCTGTGCGCGCCGCCCGGGACCGGCAAGACCACGCTCGTACCGCTGGTGCTGTCCGGGCTGGTGGGTGGCGGTCCTGTGCGGCGTGTGGTGGTCGCCGAGCCGCGGCGGATCGCGGCGCGGGCCGCGGCGCGGCGGATGGCGTGGCTGCTCGGCGAGCAGGTCGGCGGGAAGGTCGGTTTCACCGTGCGCGGGGAGCGGGTGGTGGGGCGCGGGACGGTGGTGGAGGTCGTGACCACCGGTGTGCTGCTGCAGCGGCTGCAGCGCGACCAGGAACTGGCCGGGGTCGATGCGGTGATCCTCGACGAGTGCCACGAGCGGCATCTGGACGCGGACACAGTGGCCGCGTTCCTGCTGGACGTACGGGCCGCGTTGCGGCCGGAGCTGCGGCTGGTCGCGGCCTCGGCGACCACGGACGCACAGGGCTGGGCGCGGCTGCTCGGCGATGCGCCGGTGGTGGAGGCGGCCGGGGTCGCGCATCCGGTGGAGGTGGTCTGGGCGCCGCCGGCGCGGCCCGTACGGCCGCCGCACGGGATGCGGGTCGATCCGGCGCTGCTGACCCATGTGGCCTCGGTGGTGCGGCGGGCGCTGGCCGAGCGCGCCGGCGATGTGCTGTGTTTTCTGCCCGGAGTGGGTGAAATCAGCCGGGTCGCGAGCCAGTTGGTCGATGTGGGCGCGGAGGTGCTCCAGGTCCACGGGCGGGCGCCGGCCGCGGTGCAGGACGCGGTGCTCGCGGGCTCTTCAGGGGTACGGAGGGTGGTGCTGGCCACCTCGGTCGCGGAATCGAGCCTGACGGTGCCGGGCGTGCGGGTCGTCGTGGACGCGGGTCTGGCGCGCGAGCCGCGTACCGATCACGCGCGAGGCCTGAGCGCGCTGACCACGGTGCGGACCTCGCAGGCGGCGGCGCGGCAGCGGGCGGGGCGGGCCGGCCGCGAGGCTCCGGGCACGGTGTACCGCTGCTGGGCCGAGGCGGAGGACGCCCGGCTGACGCGGTTCCCGTCGCCCGAGATCAAGGTCGCCGACCTGGCTGCGTTTGCTCTGCAGGCGGCATGCTGGGGCGATCCGACGACTTCCGGCCTGGCGCTGCTCGACCCGCCTCCGGCCGGTGCGCTGGCCGCGGCGCGTTCGGTTCTTGCCGTGATCGGCGCGGTGGACACGGCAGGCCGGGCGACCGAACGGGGCGTACGGATGGCCCGGCTTGGCCTGCATCCGCGGCTGGCGCGGGCGCTGCTGGACGGCGCACAAGAGGTGGGCACGCGCCGGGCCGCGGAGGTGGTCGCACTGCTCAGCGAGGAGCCACCGCGGGAGTACGGCGACGACCTGGCCGCGGCCTGGCGCACGGCGCGCCGTGGCGGCGACGCGTATACGGGGCGCTGGAGGGCGGAGGCGGGGCGGCTGGAGTCGTCGCTGTCCGTTCGCCACCCCGCGTCGTCCCGCAACCGGGGCTCTGCCCCGCACCCCGAGCCGCAATCGCCGGCGGGGCCTGGTTCCGACGACGCCGTCGCCGGGCTCGTCGCGGCGCTCGCGTTTCCCGAGCGGGTGGCCCGGGCCCGGGGCGAAGGAGCGTTTCTGATGGCCTCCGGGACCGGGGGCGAGCTCGTCGCCGGGTCGCGGCTGCGCAGCGCGCCCTGGCTCGCCGTCGCTGTCGCGGACCGCCCCGCGCATGCCGCCTCGGCACGGGTGCGGCTCGCCGCCGTCATCGACGAGGACACGGCGCGTACGGCCGCATCGCATCTGCTCGTCGCAGCCGAGGAGGTCCACTGGGAGCACGGCGATGTCGTCGCACGCGAGGTGGAGCGGCTCGGGGCCGTCGAGCTCTCCGCGCGCGCACTGAAGGACCCGAACCCCGCTCTCGTACGCGAAGCCCTGCTCGAGGGGCTACGGCGCGAGGGACTCGGGCTGCTGCGCTGGACGCGGGAGGCGGAGGGGCTGCGCGAGCGGCTCGCCTTTCTGCACCGGCAGCTGGACGCGCCCTGGCCGGATGTGTCGGACGCCGCGCTGCTGGACCGCACCGATGAGTGGCTGGAGCCGGAGCTGTCCAGGGCCCGGCGGCGGGCCGATCTCGGACGTATCCAGGCCGGCCAGGCGCTGCAGCGACTGCTGCCCTGGGCGAGCGGCGACGCGGCCCGGCTCGACGAGCTGGCGCCGGAGCGGATCGAGGTGCCGAGCGGCTCGCGGATCCGGGTGGAGTACGGCGGGGCCCAGCCGGTCCTGGCCGTGAAGCTCCAGGAGCTGTTCGGGCTGCGCGAGACGCCCACGGTCTCGGGCGTGCCGGTGCTGGTGCATCTGCTCTCCCCCGCCGGGCGGCCGGCGGCGGTCACCGCGGACCTGGCGTCCTTCTGGAAGGACGGATACCGGTCCGTACGGGCGGAGTTGCGCGGTCGCTATCCCAAGCATCCCTGGCCCGAGGACCCGTCGACGGCCGAGCCGACCCGGCACACCAAGGCGCGGCTCAGCAGGGAAGCCTGA
- a CDS encoding DUF3068 domain-containing protein — MRRRAGLVLLAFAVFFAALSPLLRWYAFPRLVKIPPSQYQEMVLEAKPATLLDYGSLRAKQVEKVTIVQTLKGNVEESEKIERSAGRDVVVWDSLSYVQGPDGKMVSRIPERYIFDAHSQAPVHATGEMVDGDAVRREGIEFKWPFLAEKRDYQYFDAQARASAPIHYKGTQKFRGLDVYYFEQTIPWTKVPYPKKMPIPGIDATTLEKQTGTTRWYTTKRMFWVDPVTGGPVNGEEIHREELRGGTLLGGRDKVTAFAGHVKMRPDYVDSTVELVKSQRQLVLLMTSYLPWGFLVLSGGLLALALVLEARGRRPQAPAAEREPEPVPA; from the coding sequence ATGCGCCGCAGAGCCGGCCTCGTACTCCTCGCCTTCGCCGTCTTCTTCGCCGCGCTCTCACCGCTGCTGCGCTGGTACGCCTTCCCGAGGCTGGTGAAGATCCCGCCCAGCCAGTACCAGGAGATGGTGCTGGAGGCGAAGCCCGCGACCCTGCTCGACTACGGCTCCCTGCGGGCGAAGCAGGTCGAGAAGGTCACCATCGTGCAGACCCTCAAGGGCAATGTGGAGGAGTCCGAGAAGATCGAGCGCAGCGCCGGTCGTGACGTCGTCGTCTGGGACTCGCTCTCCTACGTCCAGGGCCCCGACGGCAAGATGGTCTCCCGGATCCCCGAGCGCTACATCTTCGACGCGCACAGCCAGGCGCCCGTGCACGCCACCGGTGAAATGGTCGACGGCGACGCGGTGCGGCGCGAGGGCATCGAGTTCAAATGGCCGTTCCTCGCCGAGAAGCGGGATTACCAGTATTTCGACGCCCAGGCGCGTGCGTCCGCGCCCATTCATTACAAAGGGACGCAGAAGTTCCGCGGGCTCGACGTCTACTACTTCGAGCAGACCATCCCGTGGACCAAGGTGCCGTACCCGAAGAAGATGCCGATCCCCGGCATCGACGCGACCACGCTGGAGAAGCAGACCGGCACCACCCGCTGGTACACCACCAAGCGGATGTTCTGGGTCGACCCGGTCACCGGCGGTCCCGTGAACGGCGAGGAGATCCACCGGGAGGAGCTGCGCGGCGGCACGCTGCTGGGCGGCCGGGACAAGGTCACCGCATTCGCCGGGCATGTGAAGATGCGCCCGGACTATGTGGACTCCACCGTCGAACTGGTCAAGTCCCAGCGGCAGTTGGTACTGCTGATGACCTCGTACCTGCCATGGGGCTTCCTGGTGCTGAGCGGTGGACTGCTGGCACTCGCGCTGGTCCTCGAAGCCCGCGGGCGCCGGCCGCAGGCCCCGGCAGCGGAGCGCGAGCCGGAGCCGGTCCCTGCCTGA
- a CDS encoding SPW_0924 family protein — protein sequence MRAIVAAAIGLAAAFALVLTITAIGAPPGETSPEPLLTTVPGPKK from the coding sequence ATGCGCGCCATCGTCGCCGCCGCCATCGGGCTGGCCGCCGCCTTCGCCCTCGTCCTCACCATCACGGCGATCGGCGCACCTCCCGGCGAGACCTCGCCCGAGCCGCTGCTGACCACCGTCCCCGGCCCCAAGAAGTAG
- a CDS encoding lytic transglycosylase domain-containing protein, which translates to MAAQFGRRLRKGATTTAVAAVAVAALSASGAPGATHATAGGSREASDATPPPGTPVTGNSPYYTDLPPLNTPDKPATSIDLPATGTAEAGIPATVLAAYKQAERTIAGSDPGCHVPWQLLAAIGKVESGQARGGKVDANGTTFSPILGPVLNGVGFANISDTDKGAYDGDATHDRAVGPMQFIPSTWEKWGEDANSDGRRDPNNIYDAALAAGRYLCADGRDLALKADLDRAILGYNHSQEYLSTVLSWFEFYKRGTHGVPDGTGVLPVGNIPDSSGPIPTPTPTPSTPGSTRPTPAPSPSKPGGGTGGKPSPTPSPTPPPTPKPTPPPSPSPVTRLEDAGTAELAAMAGHEFTARPTVRVKNAAGRTVPLQAVGFEIVGDTDALFAGGKKSVVLHTGADGTVAAPTLQAGEKTGPFTVRAKVVGPQVPVVDFTATVTVRAADAIARTDDKVLTAAPGTEFADAVEVKATYKGAIASGVAVTATMITAADSPADKPVVNDKGPYFKDADGKTVRTLTELKTDADGVLKLPKIYADDATGTFLLRLTTAGGATVTIELKVAAPAA; encoded by the coding sequence ATGGCAGCGCAATTCGGCCGCCGACTGCGCAAGGGAGCGACGACGACCGCGGTTGCCGCGGTTGCCGTGGCCGCGCTCTCCGCCTCCGGGGCGCCCGGCGCCACGCACGCCACCGCGGGCGGCAGCCGGGAAGCGTCCGATGCGACCCCGCCCCCCGGCACTCCGGTCACCGGCAACTCCCCGTACTACACCGACCTTCCGCCGCTGAACACGCCTGACAAACCAGCCACTTCGATCGATCTGCCCGCGACAGGTACAGCCGAAGCGGGCATTCCGGCCACCGTACTCGCGGCGTACAAGCAGGCCGAGCGGACCATCGCCGGCTCGGACCCCGGCTGCCACGTCCCGTGGCAGCTGCTCGCCGCGATCGGCAAGGTGGAGTCGGGACAGGCGCGCGGCGGCAAGGTCGACGCCAACGGCACCACGTTCTCCCCGATCCTCGGGCCGGTCCTCAACGGCGTCGGCTTCGCGAACATCTCGGACACCGACAAAGGCGCCTACGACGGCGACGCGACGCACGACCGCGCGGTCGGCCCGATGCAGTTCATTCCCTCCACCTGGGAAAAGTGGGGCGAGGATGCCAACAGCGACGGACGCAGGGACCCCAACAACATCTACGACGCCGCGCTCGCCGCGGGACGCTATCTCTGCGCCGACGGCCGCGACCTGGCGCTCAAGGCCGACCTCGACCGCGCGATCCTCGGCTACAACCACTCGCAGGAGTATCTGAGTACGGTCCTGTCCTGGTTCGAGTTCTACAAGCGCGGCACCCACGGGGTTCCGGACGGCACCGGTGTGCTGCCGGTCGGCAACATTCCCGACAGCTCGGGCCCCATTCCGACCCCCACGCCGACCCCGTCCACTCCCGGCAGCACCCGCCCGACCCCGGCTCCCTCACCGTCGAAGCCGGGTGGCGGCACGGGCGGAAAGCCCAGCCCGACCCCGAGCCCGACCCCGCCCCCCACGCCGAAGCCGACGCCGCCGCCGAGCCCGTCGCCCGTCACCCGACTCGAGGACGCGGGCACCGCCGAGCTGGCCGCCATGGCCGGCCACGAGTTCACGGCGCGGCCCACGGTGCGGGTGAAGAACGCCGCAGGCCGGACCGTCCCGCTGCAGGCCGTGGGCTTCGAGATCGTCGGCGACACGGATGCCCTTTTCGCCGGCGGGAAGAAGAGTGTCGTCCTCCACACCGGCGCGGACGGAACGGTCGCGGCACCGACTCTCCAGGCGGGTGAGAAGACCGGCCCGTTCACGGTCCGGGCCAAGGTGGTGGGCCCGCAGGTGCCCGTCGTCGACTTCACCGCGACCGTCACTGTGCGGGCCGCGGACGCGATCGCCAGGACCGACGACAAGGTTCTGACCGCGGCCCCCGGCACCGAGTTCGCAGACGCCGTCGAGGTCAAGGCCACCTACAAGGGCGCCATCGCCTCGGGTGTGGCGGTGACCGCCACTATGATCACTGCCGCGGACAGCCCGGCGGACAAGCCGGTGGTCAACGACAAGGGTCCGTACTTCAAGGACGCCGACGGCAAGACGGTCCGCACGCTCACCGAGCTGAAGACCGACGCCGACGGAGTCCTGAAGCTCCCGAAGATCTACGCGGACGATGCGACGGGCACCTTCCTGCTCCGCCTCACCACCGCCGGCGGCGCGACCGTGACCATCGAGCTCAAGGTCGCCGCACCGGCTGCCTGA
- a CDS encoding DUF4184 family protein, which produces MPFTLSHAAAVLPGIRRDGTARGPLVASALVAGSFAPDMTYFADTAIPGAMEFGEVTHSVAGIFTVDALIAAALAGLWLLLREPLLALVPYAWRGRAHAFVRGEDWRGRGLPALAALFYVSAVLGSTTHVVWDSFTHLDRWGMKVFPLLGEIVAGFPMYLYFQYGGSALALLALGWFTGSALRRQSRSEAPASLPVLHGRERWWAWALLAGCVAAGVVHRCLRFYAYWREIRTLLDIIPTACFGAGAGLALGLVLYAVGVRLRHRSRTDTPGSVLPPVRSGRGSG; this is translated from the coding sequence ATGCCGTTCACGCTGAGCCATGCCGCGGCGGTGTTGCCGGGCATCAGGAGAGACGGGACCGCGCGCGGACCGCTCGTCGCGTCCGCGCTCGTCGCCGGCTCGTTCGCCCCCGACATGACCTACTTTGCGGACACCGCGATCCCGGGCGCCATGGAGTTCGGCGAAGTGACGCACTCGGTGGCCGGAATCTTCACGGTGGACGCGCTGATCGCCGCGGCGCTGGCGGGCCTGTGGCTTCTGCTGCGCGAGCCGCTGCTTGCCCTGGTGCCGTACGCGTGGCGCGGCAGGGCCCACGCCTTCGTCCGGGGAGAGGACTGGCGTGGGCGTGGACTCCCGGCGCTCGCGGCCCTGTTCTATGTCTCGGCGGTCCTCGGATCGACCACCCATGTGGTGTGGGACAGCTTTACGCATCTGGATCGCTGGGGCATGAAGGTCTTCCCGTTGCTCGGCGAGATCGTCGCGGGCTTCCCGATGTATCTCTACTTCCAGTACGGCGGCTCCGCGCTCGCCCTGCTGGCCCTCGGCTGGTTCACCGGGTCCGCCCTGCGCCGGCAGTCCCGCTCGGAGGCGCCCGCCTCCCTCCCCGTACTGCACGGGCGGGAGCGATGGTGGGCCTGGGCGCTGCTGGCGGGGTGCGTGGCGGCCGGGGTCGTGCACCGGTGCCTGCGCTTTTACGCGTACTGGAGGGAGATCCGCACGCTGCTCGACATCATCCCGACGGCGTGCTTCGGGGCGGGCGCAGGGCTCGCCCTGGGGCTGGTGCTCTACGCCGTGGGGGTACGGCTGCGGCACCGCTCGCGCACGGACACGCCCGGTTCCGTGCTGCCGCCGGTGCGTTCCGGCAGGGGATCGGGCTGA